From a region of the Blastopirellula marina genome:
- the folD gene encoding bifunctional methylenetetrahydrofolate dehydrogenase/methenyltetrahydrofolate cyclohydrolase FolD — protein sequence MTATILDGKTVSNALQDDIAQRVEQFKAKTGVTPCLAAVLVGEDPASQVYVRNKERACEKVGMTSQLIRKSDDISQADLLALVEQLNQDDKVSGILVQLPLPKHVDASKVLDAIDPQKDVDCFHPSNVGLLSQGRPHFLPCTPHGVVQILKHFNLPTAGKNVVILGRSDIVGKPLALMLMQRTSETCGADYANATVTVAHSRTPNLKELTLQADILVAAIGVAKFVTADMVKPGAVVVDVGINRTDDGLCGDVDYDALLEVAGAVTPVPGGVGRLTVTMLMENTLKAAMIQA from the coding sequence GTGACTGCGACCATTCTGGATGGAAAAACGGTCTCTAACGCACTGCAAGACGATATCGCCCAGCGTGTCGAACAGTTCAAGGCAAAAACAGGCGTAACTCCTTGTTTGGCAGCGGTTTTGGTGGGGGAAGACCCGGCCAGCCAGGTTTATGTGCGAAACAAAGAGCGGGCCTGTGAAAAGGTCGGAATGACCAGTCAACTGATTCGTAAGTCGGATGACATTTCTCAGGCCGATCTTCTAGCGCTGGTCGAGCAGCTTAACCAAGACGACAAGGTCAGCGGCATTTTGGTTCAGCTACCTCTTCCGAAGCACGTGGATGCCTCGAAAGTGTTGGACGCAATTGACCCACAGAAGGATGTCGACTGTTTTCATCCCAGCAATGTCGGTCTGCTCTCTCAAGGACGCCCTCACTTCCTGCCGTGCACACCACACGGGGTCGTCCAGATTCTGAAGCACTTCAATCTGCCAACCGCCGGAAAGAATGTCGTTATTCTTGGCCGCAGCGATATCGTGGGCAAGCCGTTGGCATTGATGCTCATGCAGCGAACGAGCGAAACCTGCGGTGCCGACTACGCCAATGCGACCGTTACCGTCGCTCATAGCCGCACGCCAAATCTGAAAGAACTGACCCTCCAGGCCGATATTCTGGTGGCTGCGATTGGTGTCGCCAAGTTTGTCACGGCCGACATGGTGAAACCTGGAGCCGTGGTGGTGGACGTCGGGATCAATCGCACCGACGACGGTCTCTGCGGCGACGTGGACTACGACGCCCTGCTGGAAGTCGCCGGAGCCGTGACGCCAGTACCAGGTGGCGTGGGGCGACTGACGGTGACCATGTTGATGGAGAATACCCTCAAAGCGGCCATGATTCAGGCGTAG
- a CDS encoding NADPH-dependent assimilatory sulfite reductase hemoprotein subunit: protein MASTENKLSPVEGIKDESNYLRGTVAEELSDGTDHFSKESIQLIKHFGMYQQDDRDARASNRAAGGGKDYIMMVRTRLPAGLLTGQQLLEELDLCDEIGNGTLRITSRQATQFHGIQKSDVRQLMQRMKGVGLTTLGACGDVNRNVMCCPAPFKNNELHDTIQKTSFAIADHFAPRTGAYREIFLQDPETGEKTRVDENGDAVVEPIYGKHYLPRKFKMGICLPEDNCIDVYTQDLGMIAVHEGGKILGYNILVGGGMGRTPSADKTFPALGMKLTYVSPEDLIGVCEAVVKVQRDFGNREDRKVARLKYTVRNMGLPEFKKKVEEYFGRALPEPHEADVTDFDDHKGWSAQGDGKWFYGLNVENGRIADTDQCTLKTAIREVCTTLNPGIHFTGHQDIIFSDIAEEDKPKLEAILKKQNVELTEEISNTLRWSMACVAWPTCGLSITESERALPGMVDDLEKEVAKLGLQDEKFTLRMTGCPNGCARPYNSDIGLVGRAKEKYTMFLGGRLLGNRLSYIYKDMVPAEEVVPELVKVFTVFKQQRSEGESLGDFCDRLGQEKLLEATGG from the coding sequence ATGGCTTCCACTGAAAACAAGCTGAGCCCGGTTGAGGGCATCAAAGACGAAAGCAACTACCTGCGCGGCACTGTCGCTGAGGAATTGTCCGATGGAACGGACCATTTCAGCAAAGAAAGCATCCAGCTGATCAAGCACTTTGGCATGTATCAGCAGGACGATCGCGACGCTCGGGCCTCGAATCGAGCTGCTGGTGGCGGCAAAGACTACATCATGATGGTCCGTACCCGCCTGCCGGCCGGCCTTCTGACCGGTCAGCAGTTGCTGGAAGAACTCGATCTGTGCGACGAAATCGGCAATGGTACGCTCCGCATCACCAGCCGTCAGGCCACCCAGTTCCACGGCATTCAAAAGAGTGACGTTCGCCAGCTGATGCAGCGCATGAAGGGGGTTGGCCTCACGACCCTGGGCGCTTGTGGCGACGTCAACCGCAACGTCATGTGCTGCCCAGCTCCTTTCAAAAACAACGAGCTGCACGACACAATCCAAAAGACATCGTTTGCGATCGCCGACCATTTCGCCCCACGCACGGGTGCCTACCGCGAAATCTTCCTGCAAGATCCGGAAACAGGCGAAAAAACACGCGTCGACGAGAATGGTGACGCCGTTGTCGAACCGATCTACGGCAAGCACTACCTGCCGCGTAAGTTCAAGATGGGCATCTGCCTGCCAGAAGACAACTGCATCGACGTCTACACCCAGGACCTGGGCATGATCGCCGTGCACGAAGGGGGTAAGATCCTCGGTTACAACATCCTGGTTGGTGGCGGCATGGGTCGCACCCCCAGTGCCGATAAGACCTTCCCAGCCTTGGGCATGAAGCTGACCTACGTTTCGCCAGAAGACCTGATCGGTGTTTGCGAAGCGGTCGTCAAGGTTCAACGCGACTTCGGTAACCGCGAAGACCGCAAGGTGGCCCGTCTGAAGTACACCGTCCGCAATATGGGCCTGCCCGAGTTCAAGAAGAAGGTCGAAGAATACTTCGGCCGTGCCCTTCCCGAACCGCACGAAGCGGACGTCACCGACTTCGACGACCACAAAGGTTGGTCGGCTCAAGGGGACGGCAAGTGGTTCTACGGTTTGAACGTCGAGAACGGCCGTATCGCCGACACCGACCAGTGCACGCTGAAGACCGCCATTCGCGAAGTCTGCACGACCCTCAACCCAGGCATTCACTTCACCGGCCACCAGGACATCATCTTCAGCGACATCGCCGAAGAAGATAAGCCGAAGCTGGAAGCGATCCTAAAGAAGCAAAACGTCGAGCTGACCGAAGAAATCAGCAATACGCTGCGTTGGTCGATGGCTTGCGTCGCCTGGCCGACCTGTGGTCTTTCGATCACCGAAAGCGAACGAGCCTTGCCTGGCATGGTCGACGACCTGGAAAAGGAAGTCGCCAAACTTGGTCTGCAGGACGAGAAGTTCACCTTGCGTATGACCGGCTGCCCCAACGGCTGTGCTCGCCCTTACAATAGCGACATCGGCCTGGTTGGACGTGCCAAGGAAAAGTACACGATGTTCCTCGGCGGCCGCCTGCTGGGCAACCGCTTGAGCTACATCTACAAAGACATGGTCCCTGCCGAAGAAGTGGTTCCCGAACTGGTGAAGGTCTTCACCGTGTTTAAACAGCAACGCAGCGAAGGGGAAAGCCTGGGCGACTTCTGCGATCGCTTGGGCCAAGAGAAGTTGCTGGAAGCCACTGGCGGTTAA
- a CDS encoding formylmethanofuran dehydrogenase subunit A, which translates to MGYLVLENGIVHDPANGIDGEVRTLWLKDGKVVRSPTEDQPAIDRRIDCRGYVIMPGGVDMHCHIAGPKVNIGRQMTPEYRRNEGIPRSEGRRSASGGLLPSCVGTGYMFAGLGYTTAMDAAIPGLHARHAHEDLLDTPLLDKGFYLLFGNNQFVMDRIREERSDCLDAYLAWALSSTHGYAVKVVNPGGVENWKQVSRKTVQQLDEPVPGFGVSPRAIVRNLAAAVDRLNLPHAVHIHCNNLGVPGNSETTLRTMQALGGHRGHFAHTQFHSYAGDENDPASFRSDAPRLAEYVNANPNISIDVGHVNPGKTLGITGDAPFGYFLSKLTGNRWYAADSELEASCGVIPMEFQPKKALVHAVQWAAALEWYLLVEDPWRIAMSSDHPNGGAVYRYPEVIHLLMDSAFRREAIGKMHKLLGERTTLAELDREYSLNDIAIITRAAPAKLLGLKHKGHLGEGADADVTIYTPSTNRTEMFQRPRYVVQAGRVIVEDGEIGGEVFGKLFTVSPGMDDGQLPVIQKWFDDAHTIRFRNFAIEKEHLGAVETVASS; encoded by the coding sequence TTGGGATACCTCGTCCTGGAAAATGGAATCGTTCACGATCCGGCCAACGGGATCGATGGCGAGGTACGTACGTTGTGGCTGAAGGACGGCAAGGTTGTTCGTTCTCCGACGGAAGACCAGCCAGCGATCGATCGACGCATCGACTGCCGCGGCTACGTCATCATGCCGGGCGGGGTCGACATGCACTGTCACATCGCCGGGCCGAAGGTCAACATCGGCCGGCAGATGACGCCAGAGTATCGCCGCAACGAAGGCATCCCTCGCAGTGAAGGTCGCCGCAGTGCCAGTGGCGGGCTGCTGCCCAGTTGCGTCGGTACCGGCTACATGTTTGCCGGGCTTGGCTACACGACGGCCATGGATGCGGCGATTCCCGGTTTGCATGCCCGACATGCCCATGAAGACCTGCTGGATACTCCACTGCTCGACAAGGGTTTCTATCTACTGTTCGGCAACAACCAGTTCGTAATGGACCGGATTCGCGAAGAACGAAGCGATTGCCTGGATGCTTACCTGGCGTGGGCACTCAGTTCGACGCATGGTTACGCCGTGAAAGTCGTGAACCCTGGCGGCGTCGAGAACTGGAAGCAGGTCAGTCGCAAGACCGTACAGCAACTGGACGAGCCAGTCCCTGGCTTTGGAGTTTCGCCTCGCGCGATCGTGCGGAACCTGGCGGCTGCGGTCGATCGTTTGAACTTGCCGCATGCGGTCCACATTCACTGCAACAACCTGGGCGTGCCAGGCAATAGCGAGACGACCCTGCGTACGATGCAGGCCTTGGGCGGGCATCGTGGTCACTTCGCCCACACGCAATTTCATAGCTATGCCGGCGACGAGAACGACCCGGCCAGCTTCCGCAGTGATGCCCCACGCCTGGCCGAGTACGTGAACGCCAACCCGAACATCTCGATCGACGTCGGCCACGTGAACCCCGGCAAAACGCTGGGGATCACTGGCGATGCTCCGTTTGGTTACTTCCTGTCGAAGCTGACCGGCAATCGCTGGTACGCGGCCGATAGTGAACTGGAAGCGAGCTGCGGCGTGATTCCGATGGAGTTCCAGCCGAAGAAAGCCCTGGTGCATGCCGTGCAGTGGGCCGCCGCGCTGGAGTGGTACTTGCTGGTCGAAGATCCGTGGCGAATCGCTATGAGCAGTGATCATCCCAACGGCGGAGCTGTGTACCGTTACCCTGAAGTCATTCACCTGCTGATGGATTCGGCGTTCCGCCGCGAAGCGATCGGCAAGATGCATAAGCTGCTTGGTGAACGCACCACGCTGGCAGAACTCGATCGCGAGTACTCTCTCAACGACATTGCGATCATCACCCGGGCCGCCCCAGCCAAGCTGCTAGGCTTGAAACATAAGGGGCACCTGGGCGAAGGTGCCGACGCCGATGTGACGATCTACACGCCCAGCACCAACCGCACCGAGATGTTTCAAAGGCCACGCTACGTGGTGCAGGCCGGCCGCGTGATTGTCGAAGATGGTGAGATCGGCGGCGAAGTCTTCGGCAAGCTGTTTACTGTATCGCCAGGGATGGATGACGGCCAGTTGCCGGTAATCCAGAAGTGGTTTGACGACGCCCACACGATTCGTTTCCGCAACTTCGCGATCGAGAAAGAACATTTGGGGGCGGTCGAGACGGTGGCAAGCTCTTAG
- the tatC gene encoding twin-arginine translocase subunit TatC, giving the protein MNSKINDDFFEGSSMSFGDHLEELRTCLFRAVIWLAVGVAIGLYFGSDVVKFLERPIQSALVRYYQKKSISQLEENLGIKLNGDQQDAVAKHLQQNDWIAVDMWIEPAEITRLSEAKNRPLTEEAPAAEPAEEPEKKVDTSELPQDASYSDEDILKALQAAKVLPTEAPVRMRTWQRIQPSTEALRAEEVFMVWLKAGIVFGFIIASPGIFWHLWQFVAAGLYPHEKKYVWIFMPFSLSLFFGGAAIAYFMAFDPVLDFLFQFNLMTGIDPRPRINEWLGFVIMLPLGFGISFQLPLVMLLLNRIGLFTIEAYTKNWRIAVMVIFVLSMILTPSDPISMLLLAVPLTFLYGLGIGLCKWMPGIRKPFPAT; this is encoded by the coding sequence ATGAACAGCAAGATCAACGACGACTTCTTCGAAGGCAGTTCGATGTCCTTCGGCGATCACCTGGAGGAACTGCGTACGTGTTTGTTCCGCGCAGTGATCTGGCTGGCCGTCGGTGTCGCGATTGGTCTCTACTTCGGCAGCGACGTCGTCAAGTTCCTCGAACGGCCAATTCAAAGCGCCCTGGTCCGCTATTACCAGAAAAAATCGATCTCGCAGTTGGAAGAGAACCTCGGGATCAAGCTGAATGGCGACCAGCAAGACGCCGTTGCCAAGCACTTGCAACAAAACGACTGGATTGCCGTCGACATGTGGATCGAGCCGGCAGAGATCACACGGCTGTCCGAGGCGAAGAATCGTCCACTAACCGAGGAAGCTCCCGCGGCCGAGCCAGCGGAAGAGCCTGAGAAGAAAGTCGATACCTCGGAGCTCCCGCAGGACGCTTCGTACTCGGACGAAGACATTTTGAAAGCGTTGCAGGCCGCCAAGGTTCTTCCGACTGAGGCCCCTGTTCGCATGCGAACCTGGCAGCGAATTCAACCTTCCACCGAAGCTCTGCGTGCGGAAGAAGTGTTCATGGTGTGGTTGAAGGCCGGTATTGTGTTCGGCTTTATCATCGCCAGCCCTGGTATCTTCTGGCACTTGTGGCAGTTTGTTGCCGCGGGCCTGTATCCGCACGAAAAGAAATACGTGTGGATCTTCATGCCGTTCAGCCTTTCGCTATTTTTCGGCGGTGCGGCGATTGCCTACTTCATGGCGTTCGACCCAGTGCTCGACTTCCTGTTCCAGTTCAACCTGATGACGGGGATCGATCCTCGACCACGTATCAACGAGTGGCTTGGCTTCGTGATCATGTTGCCGCTGGGCTTTGGGATCAGCTTCCAATTGCCGCTGGTGATGCTGCTGTTGAACCGGATTGGATTGTTCACCATCGAGGCGTACACCAAGAACTGGCGAATCGCCGTGATGGTGATCTTCGTGCTGTCGATGATCCTCACGCCGTCCGATCCGATCAGCATGCTGCTGCTGGCCGTGCCGCTGACCTTCCTGTATGGCCTGGGAATTGGTCTCTGCAAATGGATGCCAGGCATCCGTAAGCCCTTCCCTGCCACCTAG
- a CDS encoding type I phosphomannose isomerase catalytic subunit, with protein sequence MPLNYPLIFKPTFRDYIWGGRRLGTVLNKPIPEEGIFAESWEVVDHGDDQSVVANGPEAGKTLGELVQQFPKDLFGVKTPTKTFPLLFKFLDANRDLSIQVHPDDAQGATLDPPDLGKTEAWYILDAEPGAKVYVGLKAGVTRADLAKAVEADTVIDAMHVLEPQAGDCLFIPATTAHALGKGLLVAEIQQASNTTFRLYDWGRVGADGKPRTLHIEQSLETIDYEKGPVQPQKPQATSDPDIERLVTCDKFVLDRWEFHDRKSIGDDKRFHIVAVLEGKVRSTHAQLDQALGKGATFLIPAACGPLPLKAVEPTVLLDMYLP encoded by the coding sequence GTGCCGCTAAACTATCCACTGATCTTCAAGCCGACGTTTCGAGACTACATTTGGGGTGGCCGCCGGCTGGGGACCGTGCTCAATAAGCCGATTCCTGAAGAGGGGATCTTCGCCGAGAGCTGGGAAGTGGTCGATCACGGCGACGACCAGAGCGTCGTAGCCAACGGCCCTGAAGCGGGGAAAACGCTGGGCGAGTTGGTCCAGCAGTTTCCTAAAGATCTCTTCGGCGTGAAGACCCCCACCAAAACGTTTCCGCTGCTGTTCAAGTTTCTCGACGCCAATCGCGATCTCTCGATCCAGGTTCACCCAGACGACGCCCAGGGAGCCACCCTCGATCCGCCTGACCTGGGCAAGACCGAGGCCTGGTACATCCTCGACGCCGAGCCAGGTGCCAAGGTCTATGTCGGCCTGAAAGCTGGCGTTACCCGTGCAGACCTGGCCAAAGCGGTCGAAGCGGATACCGTGATCGACGCAATGCACGTCCTCGAGCCCCAGGCCGGCGACTGCTTGTTCATCCCAGCCACCACCGCGCACGCGCTGGGCAAGGGGCTGCTGGTAGCCGAGATCCAACAGGCCAGCAACACCACATTTCGCTTGTACGATTGGGGACGCGTCGGGGCCGATGGCAAACCGCGCACGCTGCATATCGAGCAATCGCTCGAAACGATCGACTACGAAAAAGGCCCTGTCCAGCCGCAGAAGCCGCAGGCAACATCCGATCCGGACATCGAACGACTCGTCACGTGCGACAAGTTCGTTCTCGATCGCTGGGAGTTCCACGACCGCAAGTCGATCGGCGACGACAAGCGATTCCACATCGTGGCCGTGCTGGAAGGGAAAGTCCGCTCCACGCACGCCCAACTCGATCAGGCCCTGGGCAAAGGAGCGACCTTCCTCATTCCAGCCGCCTGTGGACCGCTACCACTCAAAGCGGTAGAGCCCACGGTCCTGCTGGATATGTACCTGCCGTGA